A DNA window from Fragaria vesca subsp. vesca linkage group LG3, FraVesHawaii_1.0, whole genome shotgun sequence contains the following coding sequences:
- the LOC101301475 gene encoding putative F-box protein At1g30920-like has translation MENWIIRKESRAVCFDLSEGIDLPMKTTKRMRRQLMELPEEIVFHILSRLPVSSLCCIRCVSKALLHIVDDHFFISLHTARLTTVTNPVADDHHQVPRLMFFARPSNRSEGFLALQSLKYDGTTGTLTKGKYAVRVSSSDQSERAVYHVHFVYCNLFFLKDGLHQDCFLLNPLRGGEVLRLPRSPITQHSNFACGDWYGIGFDSTANTHKILHVTWNRQVAEVLVLGTRSWREISSVPPLGLNNKRHVCAYGDMHWLIDGSIGSNYKMKLYEHYEGTSHILSFDFKKEEFYQIPHPTLHSSAKHPHYFHLLTLRGSMAILDASLSRPGGMNMSISIWVLKDYENKQWTLDYTMEIEKLETQPEFGFMYASCGEWEHGIFYKEGFARNTTLFLDLRRNDANRVIRQRECDGYTNIFSYTQSLISLKDYASAGSEELVTEGLKSYGNLIEGEEQGFSISEKQMLRGSSFI, from the coding sequence ATGGAGAATTGGATTATAAGAAAAGAATCGAGGGCTGTATGTTTTGATCTTTCAGAAGGCATCGATCTACCCATGAAGACGACCAAGAGAATGAGAAGGCAGCTGATGGAACTACCCGAGGAAATCGTGTTCCACATCCTTTCTCGGCTGCCAGTTTCTTCACTCTGTTGCATCCGATGTGTCTCTAAGGCCTTGTTACACATAGTTGACGACCACTTTTTCATTTCACTGCACACGGCTCGTTTAACTACTGTTACCAACCCAGTTGCTGATGATCATCATCAAGTACCCAGGCTCATGTTTTTTGCTCGACCATCTAACCGTTCCGAAGGATTTCTTGCCTTGCAATCCCTGAAATACGATGGCACTACAGGCACCTTGACAAAAGGGAAATATGCAGTTAGGGTTTCGTCCTCAGACCAGTCCGAAAGGGCTGTTTACCACGTCCATTTTGTTTACTGCAACTTGTTTTTCTTGAAGGATGGATTGCACCAAGATTGCTTCTTACTCAATCCTCTCAGGGGAGGAGAAGTTCTGAGGCTTCCTAGGAGTCCGATCACACAGCATAGTAACTTCGCATGTGGTGATTGGTATGGCATTGGATTCGATAGCACAGCCAACACTCACAAAATTCTTCATGTTACATGGAACCGCCAAGTAGCAGAAGTTCTTGTCTTGGGCACAAGGTCATGGCGGGAGATTTCCTCCGTTCCTCCGTTGGGTTTAAATAATAAGAGGCATGTATGTGCATATGGAGACATGCATTGGTTGATTGATGGTTCCATTGGTTCGAATTACAAGATGAAACTATATGAACATTATGAAGGAACTAGCCACATACTATCTTTTGACTTCAAGAAAGAAGAGTTCTATCAGATTCCTCATCCTACCTTACATAGCTCGGCCAAGCACCCACATTACTTTCACTTGCTTACCCTGAGAGGATCTATGGCTATCTTGGATGCTAGTTTGTCGAGACCAGGAGGTATGAATATGAGCATTAGTATATGGGTGTTGAAAGACTATGAAAATAAACAGTGGACGCTAGATTACACCATGGAAATCGAAAAGCTTGAAACACAACCTGAGTTCGGATTCATGTATGCTAGCTGTGGTGAATGGGAGCATGGCATATTTTACAAAGAAGGCTTTGCTAGAAATACTACACTCTTTTTGGACCTAAGACGTAATGATGCAAATCGTGTAATCAGGCAACGCGAATGCGATGGCTATACAAACATATTCAGCTATACTCAAAGCTTGATTTCTCTAAAAGATTATGCCTCAGCTGGATCTGAAGAATTAGTTACCGAAGGCCTAAAAAGTTATGGCAATTTGATTGAAGGAGAAGAACAAGGCTTCAGTATATCTGAGAAGCAAATGCTGCGAGGAAGTTCTTTTATTTGA